AGGAACATAATGCTTAAAGAAAACTAACTCAAAACCGAATTTTTCATTATCTTTTGTTTGAAGATGGCCGTTATAGTACCACCATTCAGTTTCAGCGTCAAAGTGAGCAGCCTGATCTTTTGGCAGAGTAAGAGGCCTTTCAGCTGAAGGTTCCTGCAATGGAAGCGCATGGTAAAAATTTATCCTAATTAAACTGCAAAAAATAAAAAGAACTACAACAATGAGTATGAAAATTCTCAGGACTTTCTTTAATTTAGCAGACATTCAACGCCTCATTCTCATATATTATACAAGCGTTATTTTC
The DNA window shown above is from Caldisericaceae bacterium and carries:
- a CDS encoding carotenoid 1,2-hydratase codes for the protein MSAKLKKVLRIFILIVVVLFIFCSLIRINFYHALPLQEPSAERPLTLPKDQAAHFDAETEWWYYNGHLQTKDNEKFGFELVFFKHYVPFIPFKRLIEPVYAAHFAIVNEDMKDFTYATRISFPRVWEAGADKDHYRVWNGDWKAEGIDGRDHIRASMKDYTIDLYLSSS